One Roseimaritima multifibrata DNA window includes the following coding sequences:
- a CDS encoding Gfo/Idh/MocA family protein encodes MPTQTCRWGFLSTAAIARKNWKAVCLSGNSTVTAVASRSQDSASRFIDECMAESPMLPARPAAVEGYEALLAREDVDAVYIPLPTSMRLEWVLKAAAAGKHVLCEKPIAATVSEAEQMVDACANAGVQFMDGVMFSHSDRLESLRAVLDESGPCGQLRRLNAHFSFNGGPDFEQQNIRADSQLEPHGCLGDLGWYTIRFILWAMDFQMPESVIARTLRTMQKPGSPEPVPAEFTAELNFANGVSAVFYNSFVTENQQTVSISGENGYVTLNDFVLPFYGPELAWEEHQHVLEIDNCRWNFGQHSRRNAVVEYSSGEANAQETKMIQTFARCVLTQETDPFWPQIAIKTQQVLNACRQSADQQGAVVSL; translated from the coding sequence ATGCCTACCCAAACCTGTCGCTGGGGTTTTTTAAGCACCGCAGCAATTGCCCGCAAAAACTGGAAAGCCGTCTGCCTTTCGGGCAACAGCACGGTGACCGCGGTTGCCAGCCGATCCCAGGATTCTGCAAGCCGGTTCATCGACGAATGCATGGCAGAATCGCCGATGTTGCCAGCCCGTCCCGCAGCGGTTGAAGGGTATGAAGCCCTCTTGGCTCGTGAGGACGTGGACGCGGTCTACATTCCTCTGCCAACTTCCATGCGTTTGGAATGGGTTTTGAAAGCGGCCGCCGCAGGAAAACACGTTCTGTGCGAAAAACCGATTGCGGCAACGGTGAGTGAAGCCGAGCAGATGGTGGATGCCTGTGCCAACGCTGGCGTTCAATTTATGGACGGAGTGATGTTCAGCCATAGCGATCGCCTGGAATCGCTGCGAGCCGTTCTGGATGAATCGGGGCCCTGCGGCCAATTGCGCAGATTGAATGCCCACTTCAGTTTTAATGGTGGACCTGATTTCGAACAGCAAAACATTCGCGCCGACAGTCAACTGGAACCTCACGGTTGCCTGGGCGACCTGGGGTGGTACACGATCCGGTTTATTCTCTGGGCAATGGATTTTCAGATGCCTGAATCGGTCATTGCCCGCACGCTTCGGACCATGCAGAAACCTGGCAGCCCAGAGCCCGTGCCGGCGGAATTCACGGCAGAATTGAATTTTGCGAACGGAGTCTCCGCCGTTTTCTACAACTCGTTTGTCACCGAAAACCAGCAGACCGTTAGCATTTCGGGCGAAAACGGTTACGTCACGCTGAATGATTTTGTCCTTCCGTTTTATGGTCCTGAACTGGCTTGGGAAGAACATCAACACGTTTTGGAAATCGACAATTGCCGCTGGAATTTTGGCCAGCACAGTCGACGCAATGCGGTTGTGGAATACTCCAGTGGCGAAGCAAACGCTCAAGAAACCAAGATGATTCAGACGTTTGCAAGGTGCGTGCTGACGCAGGAAACCGATCCGTTTTGGCCGCAAATTGCAATCAAGACGCAACAGGTGCTGAATGCGTGCCGGCAAAGTGCTGATCAGCAAGGGGCTGTGGTGTCGCTGTAG
- a CDS encoding SpoIIE family protein phosphatase has product MKTTTPNYLRLHSGARPSQTNDPQLTDEMATFWQSFTEQTGWRLDQRSRSVGAPKLLPVVSADQSTLSKASARMLAESAANLIVRLREAEQAVVRQEAELVVTTTPLADPEQQSDFSARLSDVLMGAAEGIGCVAAAFYMLDDDTSSLKMRAQYGLQPPRLVVAPRSLRGALADLEAMVSDVVAIEDCHSTDEVYSSPEPFASAICAVVAEGGVPIGTLWIWNNIAMDIDSTALAVARLAASSIASEIRAERLLRRVRSEQKTDITLKAVSMWQELQLPPAMPLAKGWYVDGCTHSDSPVAGSWHTWDILPDGQIGFAVAEAHSESLDKAMIAATARAAFQSHSGYRLKPNQLVRRVADTLWQTNTGEQLVSLLYANIDPETGEGVLTCAGSTHAMVLSSYGFRVLTKDSQPLCSFPDYQPVDIAFRLQPGEVLWAATGNMIKSAERNKRGWTQQEIAAIVSEHIQAGPHEVIPALWRSIVNADSVGDCTAAILCRQ; this is encoded by the coding sequence GTGAAAACGACAACTCCAAACTATCTTCGCCTACACTCAGGCGCTCGCCCTTCCCAAACCAATGACCCTCAGCTTACGGACGAGATGGCCACGTTCTGGCAATCGTTCACCGAGCAAACGGGTTGGCGTCTAGACCAGCGTTCACGAAGCGTTGGAGCTCCAAAGTTATTGCCGGTTGTTTCGGCGGACCAATCAACCCTCAGCAAAGCTTCCGCACGGATGCTTGCCGAAAGTGCGGCAAACCTAATCGTACGACTTCGCGAAGCCGAACAGGCAGTGGTTCGCCAGGAAGCCGAATTGGTGGTCACCACGACACCTTTGGCCGACCCCGAACAACAATCCGATTTCTCGGCTCGATTGAGCGACGTGCTAATGGGCGCGGCGGAAGGAATCGGCTGCGTCGCCGCTGCGTTTTACATGCTGGACGACGATACTTCCTCGCTTAAAATGCGAGCCCAATATGGCTTACAACCGCCGCGTTTGGTCGTAGCTCCACGCTCGCTGCGAGGAGCCCTCGCGGACCTTGAAGCGATGGTTTCGGACGTCGTTGCGATCGAAGATTGCCATTCCACTGACGAAGTCTACAGCAGCCCTGAACCCTTTGCGTCAGCGATCTGTGCAGTCGTCGCAGAAGGAGGTGTTCCAATTGGAACCCTTTGGATCTGGAACAACATCGCGATGGATATCGATTCGACGGCATTGGCGGTCGCTCGATTGGCAGCATCGTCGATAGCGTCCGAAATCCGAGCCGAACGGTTGCTACGTCGCGTTCGGTCTGAACAGAAAACAGACATCACGCTGAAAGCGGTTTCAATGTGGCAGGAACTGCAGTTGCCTCCAGCGATGCCGCTGGCCAAAGGCTGGTACGTCGATGGATGCACTCACAGTGATTCGCCAGTCGCAGGAAGCTGGCACACATGGGACATTCTTCCCGACGGTCAAATTGGGTTCGCCGTTGCCGAAGCTCACTCAGAATCGCTTGATAAAGCGATGATCGCGGCGACCGCTCGGGCCGCTTTCCAGTCCCATTCCGGCTACCGGTTAAAACCCAACCAACTGGTGCGGCGGGTTGCCGACACCCTCTGGCAAACCAACACAGGAGAACAATTGGTTTCCCTCCTGTATGCAAACATCGATCCGGAAACAGGCGAGGGAGTGCTGACCTGTGCTGGGTCGACCCACGCGATGGTCCTTTCGTCCTACGGATTTCGGGTACTCACCAAAGATTCCCAGCCACTGTGCAGTTTTCCTGACTACCAACCGGTCGATATCGCTTTCCGTTTACAACCGGGCGAAGTCCTGTGGGCAGCAACGGGCAATATGATAAAATCCGCAGAACGGAATAAACGCGGCTGGACCCAACAAGAAATCGCCGCGATCGTTTCGGAGCATATACAGGCAGGCCCGCACGAAGTGATTCCGGCACTCTGGCGATCAATCGTCAACGCAGATTCGGTTGGTGATTGCACGGCGGCCATCCTCTGCCGTCAATAA
- a CDS encoding acyltransferase family protein: MPAPAVPHRRIVELDALRAMAAINLVLFHFTHVYAVKFGYSSPLGFEWPYGAYGVELFFILSGFVNAMSLLRRGQPTNFLLARFIRIAPIFWIAIGVNACIAGMAPLSEFPVSGSQWLANLTLMPKIFGFDCVDPVMWTLQIEMLFYGILTVLYVSGALKRPVLTWAAMVTASLLVCPLHDSWIAAGESGMHVQFAGIVRRIMLLDFIPLFGIGFLLYMIKIGKGPMWRNLCGILLAAAVFHSIDHGKHNPLATALIIGLVTLSAYGKIPLLRFRIFVWISAISYPLYLFHNNLGTVLIHRFDQAGVAPVVAMCIALVFSIALAILVTTRIEQPLTRYLRNRFLEGRIAAAKRASANS; the protein is encoded by the coding sequence ATGCCTGCACCCGCTGTTCCTCATCGTCGAATCGTCGAATTAGACGCCCTTCGTGCAATGGCGGCTATCAACCTGGTTCTCTTTCACTTCACCCATGTCTATGCGGTGAAGTTCGGATACTCGTCTCCGTTAGGATTTGAGTGGCCGTACGGTGCGTATGGCGTTGAACTGTTCTTCATCCTGAGTGGATTTGTTAATGCGATGTCGTTGCTGCGACGTGGGCAGCCGACAAATTTCCTGCTTGCTCGGTTCATCCGAATTGCACCCATTTTCTGGATCGCTATCGGGGTAAATGCCTGCATCGCTGGCATGGCTCCCTTGTCGGAATTTCCTGTTTCCGGAAGCCAATGGCTGGCCAATTTAACACTCATGCCCAAAATCTTCGGGTTCGATTGCGTCGATCCGGTGATGTGGACGCTACAAATTGAGATGCTGTTCTACGGGATCTTGACGGTACTTTATGTTAGCGGGGCGTTGAAGCGGCCCGTCCTAACCTGGGCCGCGATGGTTACCGCATCGTTGCTTGTCTGTCCGCTGCACGATTCATGGATCGCTGCTGGAGAATCGGGCATGCATGTCCAATTCGCTGGAATCGTACGAAGAATAATGCTGCTGGATTTCATCCCACTGTTTGGGATCGGTTTCTTGCTTTACATGATCAAGATTGGCAAGGGACCGATGTGGCGCAATCTATGCGGAATACTGCTTGCCGCGGCTGTCTTTCATTCCATCGATCATGGGAAACATAACCCGCTAGCGACCGCCTTGATTATTGGCTTGGTAACGCTTTCAGCTTATGGGAAAATACCGCTCCTGAGGTTCCGCATTTTTGTTTGGATCAGCGCGATCTCTTACCCGCTTTATCTGTTCCATAACAATTTGGGGACCGTTCTGATTCATCGTTTTGATCAGGCGGGTGTGGCACCTGTGGTCGCCATGTGTATCGCGTTGGTATTCTCGATTGCGTTGGCGATTTTAGTGACCACGCGAATTGAACAACCGTTAACGCGTTACCTTCGGAACCGATTTCTTGAAGGCCGCATTGCGGCGGCAAAAAGAGCTTCCGCAAACTCATAA